A window of the Butyricimonas virosa genome harbors these coding sequences:
- a CDS encoding efflux RND transporter periplasmic adaptor subunit: MKELGIAITLVSFILLSGCKDKTEPERQVVAVEKVGVDNVEIYGEYVGQIRAKGFVEVRARVEGYLEQMLFEEGKRVKRNQPLFKINSDLYQARVDKAKAQLAKDQAQEAKAERDVERLRPLYEQKAASQLDLDNAVAAYESAKANVAMSKADLAQAELELSYTTVRSPIDGYISERYADIGTLVGPGGKSQLATIVESDEVLVDFSLTALDYLRSQQRNVTLGEKDANRSWQPSVTITLADNSVYPLTGIVDFADPQVNPQTGTFGVRAELPNPDRKLLPGQFTKVKLLLDVRENAIVVPSKAVAIEKGGAYIYVVRRDSTAEKRFIETGPEVNNHTVVERGLGPDELVVVEGYHKLTPGALVKPVSPEMIKEEEVAL, from the coding sequence ATGAAAGAATTAGGAATAGCAATTACACTCGTGTCATTCATTCTCTTGTCCGGATGTAAAGACAAGACCGAACCGGAACGGCAAGTAGTGGCTGTCGAAAAAGTAGGAGTAGATAACGTAGAAATATACGGGGAATACGTCGGGCAGATCCGGGCGAAAGGATTCGTCGAGGTGAGAGCCCGCGTGGAAGGTTACTTGGAACAGATGCTTTTCGAGGAAGGAAAGCGCGTGAAACGGAACCAGCCCCTTTTCAAAATAAACAGTGATCTTTACCAAGCACGTGTTGACAAGGCAAAGGCTCAACTGGCAAAAGATCAAGCCCAAGAGGCAAAAGCCGAGCGTGACGTGGAACGCCTGCGCCCCCTTTACGAGCAAAAGGCTGCCAGCCAGCTTGACCTTGACAACGCCGTGGCTGCCTACGAAAGTGCCAAAGCGAACGTCGCCATGAGTAAAGCCGACCTAGCACAAGCTGAACTCGAATTAAGCTACACAACCGTGCGTTCCCCGATTGATGGATATATTAGTGAACGGTACGCTGACATCGGTACACTGGTCGGTCCCGGAGGGAAATCCCAACTGGCCACCATCGTGGAGAGTGACGAGGTACTCGTGGATTTCAGTCTTACCGCCCTCGACTACCTGCGTAGCCAGCAACGGAATGTAACCCTCGGGGAAAAAGACGCCAACCGGTCATGGCAACCCAGCGTGACCATCACGCTGGCGGATAACTCGGTTTATCCCCTAACCGGAATCGTGGACTTCGCCGACCCGCAAGTAAATCCCCAAACGGGTACATTCGGCGTGCGTGCCGAACTCCCCAATCCCGACAGGAAACTATTGCCGGGACAATTCACGAAAGTAAAGTTGTTACTCGACGTGCGTGAAAACGCCATCGTCGTTCCCAGCAAGGCGGTCGCCATTGAAAAAGGCGGCGCCTACATATACGTTGTCCGCCGCGACAGTACAGCCGAGAAACGTTTCATCGAAACCGGCCCCGAAGTGAATAATCATACCGTGGTAGAACGCGGGCTTGGACCCGACGAGCTGGTTGTCGTTGAAGGCTACCACAAACTAACCCCGGGCGCGCTCGTGAAACCAGTGAGCCCCGAAATGATTAAAGAGGAGGAGGTTGCATTATGA
- the crcB gene encoding fluoride efflux transporter CrcB, giving the protein MFKTLFIIGLGSFCGGIFRFLLTRFVQNHFLAAFPFGTMIVNITGCLLIGIFYGLFERGNLLNTDLRLFLTVGLCGGFTTFSSFMNENFVLLREQNYLYFMSYTVLSIVLGLTAVYVGHLIVKAL; this is encoded by the coding sequence ATGTTTAAAACACTATTTATCATCGGTCTCGGAAGTTTCTGCGGGGGAATATTTCGATTTCTCCTCACTCGTTTCGTACAAAATCATTTCCTTGCCGCGTTCCCTTTTGGCACGATGATCGTGAACATCACAGGTTGCCTGTTGATCGGGATTTTCTACGGGTTGTTCGAGCGAGGCAATCTACTTAACACAGACCTACGTCTGTTCTTGACCGTGGGTTTATGCGGGGGATTTACCACCTTCTCCTCTTTTATGAACGAGAACTTCGTGTTATTGAGAGAACAAAACTATCTATATTTTATGTCCTACACGGTCCTCAGCATTGTACTGGGGTTAACGGCCGTTTACGTGGGACACCTCATTGTAAAAGCATTATAA
- a CDS encoding M3 family metallopeptidase: MRKTTFMAAIILLVASCGKTEQNPLLSNFDTPHQTPPFGKIKAEHYEPAFDVAIEEAKKEVEQIASSKETPTFENTIVALDNIGEKMNAISGIFFNLNACLTDSLMQDIAQNVSPKLTSFSHAIYMNPQLFERVKQVHEQKATLNLNQEQAMLLENTWKAFIDGGANLEGADRERFKEISIELGKLSLTFDKNELAETNAFELHVTDEKDLSGLPEGAKEMAAMTAKQRGKEGWIFTLHYPSMGPLMKYADNRTLREKMYRANSTRAYKDNEYNNEEVVKKITALRLEKAKLMGYPTYANYALTDRMANTPEIVNNFISELHEASYPYALKDKKEVEDFARKAGLKGELQRWDWSYYSNKLMQEKYALDDEMLKPYFKLENVQKGVFDLATRLYGITFKEVNNIPLYHPEVKTYEVYDNDGSFLAVLYTDFFPRESKGGGAWMTQFRGQKMVDGKDQRPLVSLVMNFTKPTDTKPSLLTFNEVTTFLHEFGHALHGMFSKCTYGSTSMDGVSRDFVELPSQFMENYALEKEWLDTWAVHYQTGEKIPQEYIDKIKKSSNFQAGYASDRQLSFGMVDMAWHTITEPVTEPLADFEQRAMGKTEIMPLVKGSAFSPAFGHIFAGGYAAGYYGYKWAEVLDADAFSLFKQNGIFDKATAESFRRNVLEKGASENPMTLYKRFRGQEPTVDALLERSGLK; the protein is encoded by the coding sequence ATGAGAAAAACAACTTTTATGGCTGCAATTATTCTTCTTGTGGCATCTTGCGGAAAGACGGAACAAAACCCGCTCTTATCGAATTTTGACACACCCCATCAAACGCCTCCTTTCGGTAAAATCAAGGCCGAGCACTACGAACCGGCTTTTGACGTGGCTATCGAGGAAGCCAAGAAAGAGGTAGAGCAAATTGCCTCCTCAAAAGAGACCCCAACATTTGAAAACACGATCGTGGCACTAGATAACATCGGTGAAAAAATGAATGCCATTTCCGGCATATTCTTCAACTTGAATGCTTGTCTCACCGACAGTCTGATGCAGGACATTGCTCAAAACGTGTCCCCGAAACTGACTTCATTCAGCCACGCTATTTATATGAACCCGCAACTTTTCGAACGGGTAAAACAAGTTCACGAGCAAAAAGCAACTTTGAACCTGAATCAGGAACAGGCCATGTTACTCGAAAACACGTGGAAAGCCTTCATCGACGGGGGAGCAAACCTAGAAGGTGCCGACCGCGAACGTTTCAAAGAGATTTCCATCGAACTAGGTAAATTAAGCCTGACCTTTGATAAAAACGAACTGGCCGAGACCAACGCGTTCGAGTTGCACGTGACCGACGAAAAAGACCTTTCCGGTCTCCCCGAAGGTGCCAAGGAAATGGCAGCTATGACGGCCAAACAACGGGGCAAGGAAGGATGGATTTTCACCCTCCACTACCCGAGCATGGGGCCTCTTATGAAATACGCTGACAACCGGACATTGAGAGAAAAAATGTATCGAGCCAACTCGACACGGGCATACAAAGACAACGAGTATAACAACGAGGAAGTGGTCAAGAAGATCACCGCCCTGCGTCTGGAAAAAGCGAAACTCATGGGTTACCCGACCTACGCAAATTACGCTCTAACCGATCGCATGGCCAACACCCCGGAGATCGTGAATAATTTCATCTCCGAATTGCACGAGGCGTCTTACCCCTATGCACTCAAAGATAAAAAAGAGGTGGAGGATTTCGCCCGTAAAGCGGGATTAAAGGGAGAATTGCAACGTTGGGACTGGTCTTATTACTCCAACAAGTTAATGCAGGAGAAATACGCCCTTGACGACGAGATGCTGAAGCCCTACTTCAAACTCGAAAACGTGCAGAAGGGTGTTTTTGACCTGGCAACCCGTCTCTACGGCATTACCTTCAAGGAAGTGAACAACATCCCGTTATATCACCCCGAGGTAAAAACCTACGAGGTATATGACAATGACGGATCGTTTCTTGCCGTTCTCTACACGGACTTTTTCCCGCGGGAAAGCAAGGGAGGCGGAGCATGGATGACTCAATTCCGCGGTCAGAAAATGGTTGACGGTAAAGATCAGCGCCCGTTGGTATCACTCGTGATGAACTTCACGAAACCAACCGACACGAAACCATCCTTGCTGACGTTCAACGAGGTAACTACTTTCTTGCATGAATTCGGCCATGCTCTTCATGGAATGTTCAGTAAATGTACTTACGGTTCCACATCCATGGACGGTGTGTCCCGCGACTTCGTGGAACTACCCTCGCAATTCATGGAAAACTACGCGCTCGAAAAAGAGTGGCTTGATACATGGGCCGTACACTACCAGACCGGAGAGAAAATTCCGCAGGAATATATTGACAAAATCAAGAAATCATCCAATTTCCAAGCCGGGTACGCGAGCGACCGTCAGTTAAGTTTTGGCATGGTCGACATGGCATGGCACACGATCACCGAACCTGTCACCGAACCTCTCGCGGACTTCGAGCAACGGGCTATGGGCAAAACGGAGATCATGCCTCTTGTGAAAGGTAGTGCCTTCTCTCCCGCTTTCGGACATATCTTTGCCGGAGGATACGCTGCCGGATATTATGGCTACAAGTGGGCAGAAGTACTGGATGCCGATGCCTTCTCTCTATTCAAACAAAACGGTATTTTCGACAAAGCTACCGCCGAATCGTTCCGCCGCAACGTGCTGGAAAAGGGGGCATCAGAAAACCCAATGACTCTCTACAAGCGCTTCCGGGGCCAAGAGCCGACGGTTGACGCTTTACTGGAAAGAAGTGGATTGAAATAG
- a CDS encoding calycin-like domain-containing protein, with the protein MKRNIFFIGILLVVISTTSLLTSCNSCSDRRVHDVSSLPGLYEGEATIILPDHVKAMLKPDANGNTLIPEGPIPCKISITADTSKNVTLNLVDFTMPVKGITVNPALSKVTETDSTLNLEGGGKVSVGQQTISYTHKGKVAEDQLNLDITVTVIPMIVEPKIVFKGKKK; encoded by the coding sequence ATGAAACGGAATATTTTCTTTATAGGGATATTATTAGTTGTTATTTCAACAACCTCACTATTAACATCTTGCAACAGTTGTAGTGATCGTCGGGTACACGACGTTTCCTCCTTACCCGGCCTATACGAGGGCGAGGCCACAATCATCCTACCCGACCACGTGAAGGCTATGCTCAAACCCGACGCTAACGGCAACACGCTTATTCCCGAAGGTCCGATTCCCTGTAAAATCAGCATCACGGCGGATACCAGCAAGAACGTCACGCTGAATCTCGTGGACTTCACCATGCCCGTGAAAGGCATCACGGTTAACCCGGCATTGAGTAAAGTAACCGAAACCGACTCCACTCTTAACTTGGAAGGTGGCGGTAAAGTATCTGTCGGTCAACAGACCATTTCCTACACTCACAAGGGGAAAGTGGCTGAGGATCAACTTAACCTTGACATCACGGTAACCGTGATCCCGATGATCGTGGAACCCAAGATCGTGTTCAAGGGGAAAAAGAAATGA
- a CDS encoding LolA family protein, giving the protein MKYILTFMILALCSSIALAQTDAKAKAILDKTVEHIKSYPAVEIVFDLSMINKAEDINETHHGKAYMKDKMYRIDVMDVINYFDGEVIYTYMPDQEEVNIKNPDENEDEMLNPSILFDIHNQKFTQKLVEDKDGKAYIELTPKQSHKQISKIGVWINTKTNMVEKVTSFGKDGNDVVITIKSLKKPEKELDVTFFRFDKDAHPEVDVIDLR; this is encoded by the coding sequence ATGAAGTACATTCTGACATTCATGATCTTGGCGTTATGTAGTTCTATCGCTCTCGCCCAGACAGACGCAAAAGCAAAGGCAATTCTGGATAAAACAGTCGAACATATCAAGTCCTACCCTGCCGTGGAAATCGTTTTTGACCTTTCCATGATCAACAAGGCAGAAGATATTAATGAAACACATCACGGGAAGGCATACATGAAAGACAAGATGTACCGCATTGATGTGATGGACGTGATCAACTATTTCGACGGGGAAGTAATCTACACGTACATGCCGGATCAAGAAGAGGTAAACATCAAAAACCCGGACGAGAACGAAGACGAGATGTTGAATCCTTCTATCCTGTTCGATATTCACAACCAGAAGTTCACCCAGAAGTTGGTGGAAGACAAGGATGGCAAAGCCTACATCGAGTTAACCCCGAAACAATCTCACAAACAGATCTCCAAGATTGGGGTATGGATCAACACAAAAACAAACATGGTAGAAAAAGTCACGTCCTTCGGTAAAGACGGGAACGACGTCGTGATAACCATTAAAAGCCTAAAGAAACCGGAGAAAGAACTAGACGTCACTTTCTTCCGTTTTGACAAGGATGCCCATCCAGAAGTGGATGTTATCGATTTGAGGTAG
- a CDS encoding DMT family transporter yields MDKFKGILFAALSAATFGLIPLYANQAILDGVFNETILVYRYGIAGIVYAIYLLLRRMNMRLTRREVKEVSLAGVGGYGITAFFLMWSYHYMPTGVATAIHFFYPVVVALLMAIFYKERLPLEVKAGIVLAICGVYLLSWTPGEVKWLGLFFVLMSTVTYGCYITALNRPVLKRMNPDVLTCYVLLFTALFYLILAVAQGKMEIITRPRFLLDMVQLAILSTIVSARLLVAAVKLIGSVPSSVLGTLEPITAIVVGVLYFNEQLTYANYLGLLIVIVAVLVVICKMKK; encoded by the coding sequence ATGGACAAGTTTAAAGGGATTCTATTTGCGGCATTGTCAGCGGCTACTTTCGGATTGATTCCACTGTATGCAAATCAGGCTATATTGGACGGGGTTTTCAATGAAACAATATTAGTGTACCGTTACGGGATAGCGGGAATCGTGTATGCTATTTATTTATTGCTCCGACGAATGAATATGAGACTGACCCGACGAGAGGTGAAGGAAGTCTCGCTTGCTGGGGTTGGAGGGTATGGAATCACGGCTTTTTTCCTGATGTGGTCGTATCATTATATGCCCACGGGTGTGGCGACTGCGATTCACTTCTTTTATCCCGTGGTCGTCGCATTGCTGATGGCTATCTTCTACAAAGAACGGCTACCCTTGGAGGTGAAAGCGGGGATCGTGCTGGCGATATGCGGGGTGTACCTGTTGTCGTGGACACCCGGGGAGGTGAAATGGCTAGGATTATTCTTTGTATTAATGTCAACGGTGACTTATGGGTGTTATATTACCGCACTGAACCGTCCCGTGTTAAAGCGGATGAATCCGGACGTGCTGACTTGTTACGTGTTACTATTTACCGCATTGTTCTACTTGATCTTGGCCGTGGCACAGGGAAAGATGGAAATCATCACGAGACCCCGGTTCCTGCTGGACATGGTGCAGTTGGCTATATTGAGTACAATCGTTTCTGCCCGGTTGCTGGTGGCAGCCGTGAAATTGATCGGTTCTGTACCGAGTTCCGTGTTAGGAACATTGGAGCCGATAACGGCAATCGTCGTGGGAGTACTTTATTTCAATGAACAATTGACTTACGCGAATTACCTTGGGTTATTGATCGTGATCGTTGCCGTTCTTGTCGTGATTTGCAAGATGAAAAAATAA